The following proteins are encoded in a genomic region of Balaenoptera ricei isolate mBalRic1 chromosome 14, mBalRic1.hap2, whole genome shotgun sequence:
- the LOC132348085 gene encoding LOW QUALITY PROTEIN: glutathione S-transferase theta-1-like (The sequence of the model RefSeq protein was modified relative to this genomic sequence to represent the inferred CDS: deleted 1 base in 1 codon): MGLELYLDLLSQPCRAVYIFAKKNGIPFELCSVDLRKGQHLSDVFAQVNPRQKVPALKGGDFILTESVAILLYLARKYKVPDHWYPQDTQACAHVDEYLAWQHTTLRRNCLRLLWHKVMLPVYLGEPVSPEMLTAMLAELDMTLQVFEDKFLQNKAFLAGPHISLANLIAITELMHPVGAGCQVFEGRPKLAVWHQCVEAAVGEVLFQEAHEVILKAKDSQPSDPTIKRKLMPRVLSMIQ; encoded by the exons ATGGGCCTGGAGCTCTACCTGGACCTGCTGTCCCAACCCTGCCGCGCCGTCTACATCTTCGCCAAGAAGAACGGCATCCCCTTCGAGCTGTGCTCCGTGGACCTGCGCAAAG GCCAGCACCTCAGTGATGTCTTTGCCCAGGTGAACCCCCGGCAGAAGGTGCCTGCCTTGAAGGGCGGGGACTTCATTTTGACCGAGAG tgtGGCCATCCTGCTCTACCTGGCCCGCAAGTATAAGGTCCCTGACCACTGGTACCCCCAGGAC ACACAAGCCTGTGCCCATGTGGATGAGTACCTGGCCTGGCAGCACACAACCCTGCGGAGAAACTGCCTCCGGCTCCTGTGGCATAAG GTGATGCTCCCTGTTTACCTGGGTGAGCCGGTCTCTCCCGAGATGCTGACAGCCATGCTGGCAGAGTTGGACATGACCCTGCAGGTGTTTGAGGACAAGTTCCTCCAGAACAAGGCCTTTCTCGCTGGGCCCCACATCTCTCTGGCTAACCTGATAGCCATCACGGAGCTCATGCAT CCTGTGGGTGCCGGCTGCCAAGTCTTTGAAGGCCGACCCAAGCTGGCTGTGTGGCACCAGTGCGTGGAGGCGGCAGTGGGGGAGGTCCTCTTCCAGGAGGCCCATGAGGTCATCCTGAAGGCCAAGGACTCCCAGCCTTCAGACCCCACCATTAAGCGGAAGTTGAtgcctagggttctgtccatgaTCCAGTGA